The Xiphophorus hellerii strain 12219 chromosome 5, Xiphophorus_hellerii-4.1, whole genome shotgun sequence genome window below encodes:
- the LOC116719638 gene encoding mucin-2-like isoform X1, whose translation MAPHMFLLLLAGLIGAATADNTTESGNLTTILPETVDSTQNSTELTTLASGNGSESTINETTTQVTQSTTSDNGTESTTNETTTQVTQPTISDNGTESTTNETTTTQVPQPTTSDNGTESTTTGATTAQVTQSATSDNGTESTTNETTTTQMPELTTADNETESSTNATTTQATQPTTSDNETESTTNATTTQATQPTTSANGTESTTTGATTAQVTQSATSDNGTESATNETTTTQMPELTTADNETESTTNATTTQATQPTTSANGTESTTTGATTAQVTQSATSDNGTESATNETTTTRMPELTTSDNRTESTTTGATTTQVTQPATSANGTEPTTSETIITQVTQPTVSANATELPATVTATTHQPTQPTGSGNMTESPTTVTATTQQATQPTASGNVTSEAVTNITTPSITTMPVSPTSPAANITSHPLTATSEPISPTSPAANITSHPLTATSEPISPTSPAANITSPPLTATSEPVSPTSPAANVTSPPLTATSEPISPTPPAANITSPPLIATSEPISPTPPAANITSHPLTATSEPVSPTSPAANVTSHPLTATSEPISPTPPAANITSHPLTATSEPVSPTSPAANVTSHPLTATSEPVSPTSPAANVTSPPLTATSEPISPTPPAANITSPPLIATSEPISPTPPAANITSHPLTATSEPVSPTSPAANVTSHPLTATSEPISPTPPAANITSPPLIATSEPISPTPPAANITSHPLTATSEPVSPTSPAANVTSHPLTATSEPVSPTSPAANVTCHPLTATSEPISPTLPAANITSPPLIATSGPISPTPPAANITSPPLTATSEPISPTSPAANITSHPLTATSEPVSPTSPPANVTSHPLTPTSEPISPTTPAANITLPPLTATSEPISPTSPAANITSHPLTATSGPIRPTSPAANITSHPLTATSEPVSPTSPAANVTSPPLTATSEPISPTLPAANITSPPLIATSGPISPTPPAANITSPPLTATSEPISPTSPAANITSHPLTATSEPVSPTSPPANVTSHPLTPTSEPISPTLPAANITLPPLTATSEPISPTSSVANITSPPFISISEPANPTSPAANITSHPLTATSVPVSPTPLSSKASPTITMNSTTVNITSTLPIPTSLPVTSQQTGTTSPTFSETPLSTLSPVSQTSAPTIATSPSTMPSTKPTTTTTAATTTTTTPAPPQTPRVILEFKVQQQYKQELANKSTPEFKDLAKNVSSALDAVYSQRFGSIFNRTEIKGFRQGSIVVDSELIFNNITEIPDASVIVASLKNASSTPGFGLAVNISTIAAAVEISTTPSPTTAIPTTATTSVNMTSITASTTPDTTSVPVGPTSPAVDTTSTPFNATSVSVSPTSPAGDTTSTPFNATSVSVSPTSTAVDITSTPFNATSVSINPTSPAGDTTSTPFNATSVPLSPTSPAIDSTSTPFNATSVSLSPTSPAVNITSTSFNATSVSLSPTSPAIDTTSTPFNATSVSVSPTSPAGDTTSTPFNATSVSVSPTSTAVDITSTPFNATSVSINPTSPAGDTTSTPFNATSVPLSPTSPAIDSTSTPFNATSVSVSPTSSGGDTTSTPFNATSVSVSPTSPAVDITSTPFNATSVSISPTSPAGDTTSTPFNATSVSLSPTSPAVNITSTSFNSTSVSLSPTSPAVNITSTSFNATSVSLSPTSPAVDSTSTPFNATSVSLSPTSPAVNITSTSFNATSVSLSPTSPAVDATSTPFNATSVSLSPTSPAVNITSTSFNATSVSFSPTSPAIDTTSPPFNATSVSLSPTSPAVDATSTPFNATSVSLSPTSPAVDATSTPFNATSVSLSPTSPAVNITSASFNATSVSVSPTSPAANITSTPLTATSEPVSPTSPTVDITSSFNGTSPTITLSSTTVNKTSTLSISTSLPAPDVDTTPTPVNTTSVPGSSTSPAANITSPSFSTTSQSTVSPVSQTAAPTIATSPTTLPSTMPTTTTTTLATTTTTTPAPPLKPKLKLEFKVQEKFTQELSKKESPEYKTLEKRVTVELDGVYYEKYGSKYNRSIINGFREGSIVVDSELVFNNETALPNTSDVVETLKNASSSPGFNFTVNITSIVAEVVIPTQPPPVPTTAATTPTTANMTSVTVTATTPVTAVTPPPTNATTPVTAVTPPPTNVTTPVTAVTPTPTNATTPVTAVTPPPTNATTPVTAVTTPPTNATTPVTGVTPPPTNATTPVTAVTPPPTNATTPVTGVTPPPTNATTPVTAVTPPPTNATTPVTHDPPPPTTLTTAPENATTPASTVTPSPTNATLTTGTTAAPTTTTTAAPTDPPAATEGFLFMKFGLNRDFNSELADNNSTAFLQLASAVVKEINRICLGLFSGYSRSRVNSFKSGSVISNLTLVFRNTSVVPNLNNALPLLERELLNSTLGYINGSLVLVTSVTPPPTNATTPVTSVTPPPTNATTPVTAVTPPPTNATTPVTGVTPPPTNATTPVTAVTPPPTNATTPVTAVTPPPTNATTPVTGVTPPPTNATTPVTAVTPPPTNATTPVTSVTPPPTNATTPVTSVTPPPTNATTPVTSVTPPPTNATTPVTHDPPPPTTLTTVTPATTTVPADSKLQMTFALVEPFIVGLETPGSEQFVSFSTTLTNRLNDIYRKRFRAFLRVLIRAFRRGSIIVESDVIFANASSVPDTRDVAETLVNNSASLNYTLNITSVVVTRVSVPTISPTVNSTAVSHVTSAPENATTPATTVTPSPTNATLTTAGTTAAPTTTTTAAPTDPPAATEGFLFMKFGLNRDFNSELADNTSTAFLQLASTVVKEINRICLGLFSGYSRSRVNSFKSGSVISNLTLVFRSTSVVPNLNNALPLLERELLNSTLGYINGSLVLASGGPPQPTMGSLTFFSLIMLAVAQMLINS comes from the exons ATGGCACCTCACATGTTCCTTCTCCTGTTAGCAG GTCTAATAGGAGCAGCAACAGCTGATAATACAACAG AATCAGGCAACCTAACAACTATATTACCAGAGACCGTGGACTCAACACAAAATAGCACAGAGCTCACAACTTTGGCATCAG GCAATGGATCAGAGTCAACAATCAATGAAACCACAACACAAGTGACTCAATCAACAACCTCAG ACAATGGAACAGAGTCAACAACCAATGAAACCACAACACAAGTGACCCAGCCAACAATCTCAG ACAATGGAACAGAGTCAACAACTAATGAAACCACAACAACACAAGTGCCTCAGCCAACAACATCAG ACAATGGAACAGAGTCAACAACCACTGGTGCCACAACAGCACAAGTGACTCAGTCAGCAACCTCAG ACAATGGAACAGAGTCAACAACCAATGAAACCACAACAACACAAATGCCTGAGCTAACAACTGCAG ACAATGAAACAGAGTCATCAACCAATGCAACCACAACACAAGCGACTCAGCCAACAACTTCAG ACAATGAAACAGAGTCAACAACCAATGCAACCACAACACAAGCGACTCAGCCAACAACTTCAG CCAATGGAACAGAGTCAACAACCACTGGTGCCACAACAGCACAAGTGACTCAGTCAGCAACCTCAG ACAATGGAACAGAGTCAGCAACAAATGAAACCACAACAACACAAATGCCTGAGCTAACAACTGCAG ACAATGAAACAGAGTCAACAACCAATGCAACCACAACACAAGCGACTCAGCCAACAACTTCAG CCAATGGAACAGAGTCAACAACCACTGGTGCCACAACAGCACAAGTGACTCAGTCAGCAACCTCAG ACAATGGAACAGAGTCAGCAACCAATGAAACCACAACAACACGAATGCCTGAGCTAACAACTTCAG ACAATCGAACAGAGTCAACAACCACTGGTGCCACAACAACACAAGTGACTCAGCCAGCAACTTCAG CCAATGGAACAGAGCCAACAACCAGTGAAACCATAATAACACAAGTGACTCAGCCAACAGTCTCAG ctAATGCAACAGAGTTACCAGCTACTGTAACTGCAACAACACACCAACCAACTCAGCCAACAGGTTCAG GCAATATGACAGAGTCCCCAACTACTGTAACTGCAACAACACAACAAGCAACTCAGCCAACAGCTTCAG GTAATGTAACTTCAGAGGCAGTCACTAACATAACTACACCATCAATCACCACCATGCCAG TAAGTCCAACATCACCAGCAGCCAACATCACCTCCCATCCACTCACTGCAACTTCTGAACCAATCAGTCCAACATCACCAGCAGCCAACATCACCTCCCATCCACTCACTGCAACTTCTGAACCAATCAGTCCAACATCACCAGCAGCCAACATCACCTCACCTCCACTCACTGCAACTTCTGAACCAGTCAGTCCAACATCACCAGCAGCCAACGTCACCTCACCTCCACTCACTGCAACTTCTGAACCAATCAGTCCAACACCCCCAGCAGCCAACATCACCTCACCTCCACTCATTGCAACTTCTGAACCAATCAGTCCAACACCCCCAGCAGCCAACATCACCTCCCATCCACTCACTGCAACTTCTGAACCAGTCAGTCCAACATCACCAGCAGCCAACGTCACCTCCCATCCACTCACTGCAACTTCTGAACCAATCAGTCCAACACCCCCAGCAGCCAACATCACCTCCCATCCACTCACTGCAACTTCTGAACCAGTCAGTCCAACATCACCAGCAGCCAACGTCACCTCCCATCCACTCACTGCAACTTCTGAACCAGTCAGTCCAACATCACCAGCAGCCAACGTCACCTCACCTCCACTCACTGCAACTTCTGAACCAATCAGTCCAACACCCCCAGCAGCCAACATCACCTCACCTCCACTCATTGCAACTTCTGAACCAATCAGTCCAACACCCCCAGCAGCCAACATCACCTCCCATCCACTCACTGCAACTTCTGAACCAGTCAGTCCAACATCACCAGCAGCCAACGTCACCTCCCATCCACTCACTGCAACTTCTGAACCAATCAGTCCAACACCCCCAGCAGCCAACATCACCTCACCTCCACTCATTGCAACTTCTGAACCAATCAGTCCAACACCCCCAGCAGCCAACATCACCTCCCATCCACTCACTGCAACTTCTGAACCAGTCAGTCCAACATCACCAGCAGCCAACGTCACCTCCCATCCACTCACTGCAACTTCTGAACCAGTCAGTCCAACATCACCAGCAGCCAACGTCACCTGCCATCCACTCACTGCAACTTCTGAACCAATCAGTCCAACGTTACCAGCAGCCAACATCACCTCACCTCCACTCATTGCAACTTCTGGACCAATCAGTCCAACACCACCAGCAGCCAACATCACCTCACCTCCACTCACTGCAACTTCTGAACCAATCAGTCCAACGTCACCAGCAGCCAACATCACCTCCCATCCACTCACTGCAACTTCTGAACCAGTCAGTCCAACATCACCACCAGCCAACGTCACCTCCCATCCACTCACTCCAACTTCTGAACCAATCAGTCCAACAACCCCAGCAGCCAACATCACCTTACCTCCACTCACTGCAACTTCTGAACCAATCAGTCCAACATCACCAGCAGCCAACATCACCTCCCATCCACTCACTGCAACTTCTGGACCAATCAGGCCAACATCACCAGCAGCCAACATCACCTCCCATCCACTCACTGCAACTTCTGAACCAGTCAGTCCAACGTCACCAGCAGCCAACGTCACCTCACCTCCACTCACTGCAACTTCTGAACCAATCAGTCCAACATTACCAGCAGCCAACATCACCTCACCTCCACTCATTGCAACTTCTGGACCAATCAGTCCAACACCCCCAGCAGCCAACATCACCTCACCTCCACTCACTGCAACTTCTGAACCAATCAGTCCAACGTCACCAGCAGCCAACATCACCTCCCATCCACTCACTGCAACTTCTGAACCAGTCAGTCCAACATCACCACCAGCCAACGTCACCTCTCATCCACTCACTCCAACTTCTGAACCAATCAGTCCAACGTTACCAGCAGCCAACATCACCTTACCTCCACTCACTGCAACTTCTGAACCAATCAGTCCAACATCATCAGTAGCCAACATCACCTCACCTCCATTCATCTCAATTTCTGAACCAGCCAATCCAACATCACCAGCAGCCAACATCACCTCCCATCCACTCACTGCAACATCTGTACCAGTCAGTCCAACACCTCTATCCAGTAAAGCTTCACCAACAATTACCATGAATTCAACAACAGTAAATATAACGTCAACATTACCCATTCCCACATCACTACCAG TAACCTCACAGCAAACAGGTACAACCTCACCAACATTCAGTGAAACGCCACTATCTACTCTGTCGCCTGTCAGCCAAACCTCAGCACCTACCATCGCAACTTCGCCATCTACAATGCCATCAACTAAACCAACAACTACTACAACTGCTGctacaactacaaccacaacacCTGCACCACCACAAACGCCAAGAGTTATATTAGAATTTAAGGTGCAGCAACAATACAAACAGGAGTTGGCAAACAAATCAACGCCGGAGTTCAAAGATCTTGCCAAAAATGTGTCTTCAGCA CTTGATGCCGTCTATTCCCAGAGATTTGGATCTATTTTCAATCGAACTGAAATAAAAGGATTCAG ACAAGGATCGATTGTCGTCGATTCTGAGCTGATATTCAATAACATCACAGAAATACCGGATGCCAGTGTCATTGTTGCATCTTTAAAGAATGCGAGCTCCACCCCAGGTTTTGGCCTTGCGGTCAACATATCTACTATTGCTGCAGCTG ttgaaatATCTACAACTCCATCACCCACAACTGCCATCCCAACTACGGCTACAACATCAGTGAACATGACATCCATAACAG CCTCAACAACACCAGATACAACATCTGTACCAGTCGGTCCAACATCACCAGCAGTTGACACCACCTCAACTCCATTCAATGCAACTTCTGTATCAGTCAGTCCAACATCACCAGCCGGTGACACCACCTCAACTCCATTCAATGCAACTTCTGTATCAGTCAGTCCAACATCAACAGCAGTTGACATCACCTCAACTCCATTCAATGCAACTTCTGTGTCAATCAATCCAACATCACCAGCCGGTGACACCACCTCAACTCCATTCAATGCAACTTCTGTACCACTCAGTCCAACATCACCAGCCATTGACTCCACTTCAACTCCATTCAATGCAACTTCTGTATCACTCAGTCCAACATCACCAGCAGTCAACATCACCTCAACTTCATTCAATGCAACTTCTGTATCACTCAGTCCAACATCACCAGCCATTGACACCACCTCAACTCCATTCAATGCAACTTCTGTATCAGTCAGTCCAACATCACCAGCCGGTGACACCACCTCAACTCCATTCAATGCAACTTCTGTATCAGTCAGTCCAACATCAACAGCAGTTGACATCACCTCAACTCCATTCAATGCAACTTCTGTGTCAATCAATCCAACATCACCAGCCGGTGACACCACCTCAACTCCATTCAATGCAACTTCTGTACCACTCAGTCCAACATCACCAGCCATTGACTCCACCTCAACTCCATTCAATGCAACTTCTGTATCAGTCAGTCCAACATCATCAGGCGGTGACACCACTTCAACTCCATTCAATGCAACTTCTGTATCAGTCAGTCCAACATCACCAGCAGTTGACATCACCTCAACTCCATTCAATGCAACTTCTGTGTCAATCAGTCCAACATCACCAGCTGGTGACACCACCTCAACTCCATTCAATGCAACTTCTGTATCACTCAGTCCAACATCACCAGCAGTCAACATCACCTCAACTTCATTCAATTCAACTTCTGTATCACTCAGTCCAAC ATCACCAGCAGTCAACATCACCTCAACTTCATTCAATGCAACTTCTGTATCACTCAGTCCAACATCACCAGCCGTTGACTCCACTTCAACTCCATTCAATGCAACTTCTGTATCACTCAGTCCAACATCACCAGCAGTCAACATCACCTCAACTTCATTCAATGCCACTTCTGTATCACTCAGTCCAACATCACCAGCCGTTGACGCCACTTCAACTCCATTCAATGCAACTTCTGTATCACTCAGTCCAACATCACCAGCAGTCAACATCACCTCAACTTCATTCAATGCAACTTCTGTATCATTCAGTCCAACATCACCAGCCATTGACACCACCTCACCTCCATTCAATGCAACTTCTGTATCACTCAGTCCAAC ATCACCAGCCGTTGACGCCACTTCAACTCCATTCAATGCAACTTCTGTATCACTCAGTCCAACATCACCAGCCGTTGACGCCACTTCAACTCCATTCAATGCAACTTCTGTATCACTCAGTCCAACATCACCAGCAGTCAACATCACCTCAGCTTCATTCAATGCAACTTCTGTATCAGTCAGTCCAACATCACCAGCAGCCAATATCACCTCAACTCCACTCACTGCAACTTCTGAACCAGTCAGTCCAACATCTCCTACAGTTGACATCACCTCATCATTCAATGGAACTTCACCAACAATCACCCTGAGCTCAACAACAGTCAACAAAACCTCAACACTATCCATTTCCACATCACTACCAG CACCAGACGTTGACACGACCCCAACTCCTGTCAATACAACTTCTGTTCCAGGCAGTTCAACATCACCAGCTGCCAACATCACCTCACCTTCATTCAGTACAACTTCACAATCCACTGTGTCACCTGTAAGCCAAACGGCTGCACCTACCATTGCAACTTCCCCAACAACATTGCCATCAACTATGCCAACAACAACTACGACAACTCTTGCTACAACTACGACTACAACACCTGCCCCGCCACTTAAGCCAAAACTTAAGTTAGAGTTTAAGGTGCAGGAAAAATTCACCCAGGAGTTGTCAAAAAAAGAATCACCAGAGTACAAAACCCTTGAGAAAAGAGTGACTGTTGAG CTCGATGGAGTCTATTACGAAAAATATGGGTCGAAATACAATCGATCTATCATCAATGGATTCAG AGAAGGATCAATTGTAGTTGACTCTGAGCTGGTTTTCAATAATGAGACAGCACTACCAAATACCAGTGATGTTGTGGAAACTTTAAAGAATGCAAGCTCCAGCCCAGGTTTCAACTTCACCGTCAACATAACCAGTATTGTTGCAGAAG ttgTAATACCAACTCAACCACCTCCTGTCCCAACTACAGCTGCAACAACACCGACAACAGCGAACATGACTTCTGTAACAG TAACGGCAACGACACCAGTAACCGCCGTGACTCCACCTCCAACCAATGCAACGACACCAGTGACCGCTGTGACTCCACCTCCAACCAATGTAACGACACCAGTAACCGCCGTGACTCCAACTCCAACCAATGCAACGACACCAGTGACCGCTGTGACTCCACCTCCAACCAATGCAACGACACCAGTAACTGCCGTGACTACACCTCCAACCAATGCAACGACACCAGTTACCGGCGTGACTCCACCTCCAACCAATGCAACGACACCAGTAACCGCCGTGACTCCACCTCCAACCAATGCAACGACACCAGTTACCGGCGTGACTCCACCTCCAACCAATGCAACGACACCAGTAACCGCCGTGACTCCACCTCCAACCAATGCAACGACACCAGTGACCCACGATCCCCCACCTCCAACGACTTTGACAACAG CTCCAGAAAATGCAACAACACCAGCATCCACCGTGACTCCATCTCCAACCAATGCAACTTTGACAACag GAactacagcagccccaaccacaactacaactgcAGCACCCACAGATCCTCCAGCTGCCACTGAGGGATTTCTTTTCATGAAATTTGGTCTCAACAGAGATTTTAACTCAGAATTGGCCGACAACAATTCAACAGCATTTCTCCAACTGGCTTCAGCTGTGGTTAAGGAG attaaCAGAATTTGCCTTGGCCTCTTCAGTGGTTACAGTCGCTCACGCGTCAATTCCTTCAA GAGTGGATCTGTGATTTCCAACCTGACTCTAGTGTTCAGAAACACCTCTGTTGTTCCTAATTTAAACAACGCTCTGCCACTGCTGGAAAGGGAGCTTCTTAATTCGACACTGGGTTATATAAATGGCAGCCTGGTTTTAG TGACCTCCGTGACTCCACCTCCAACCAATGCAACGACACCAGTGACCTCCGTGACTCCACCTCCAACCAATGCAACGACACCAGTAACCGCCGTGACTCCACCTCCAACCAATGCAACGACACCAGTTACCGGCGTGACTCCACCTCCAACCAATGCAACGACACCAGTAACCGCCGTGACTCCACCTCCAACCAATGCAACGACACCAGTGACCGCTGTGACTCCACCTCCAACCAATGCAACGACACCAGTTACCGGCGTGACTCCACCTCCAACCAATGCAACGACACCAGTAACCGCCGTGACTCCACCTCCAACCAATGCAACGACACCAGTGACCTCCGTGACCCCACCTCCAACCAATGCAACAACACCAGTGACCTCCGTGACCCCACCTCCAACCAATGCAACGACACCAGTGACCTCCGTGACACCACCTCCAACCAATGCAACGACACCAGTGACCCACGATCCCCCACCTCCAACGACTTTGACAACAG TTACTCCAGCGACAACTACAGTGCCAGCAGATTCAAAGCTCCAGATGACATTTGCACTAGTAGAACCTTTTATCGTGGGCCTGGAAACGCCTGGATCTGAACAGTTTGTCAGTTTCTCAACAACACTAACTAATCGA CTGAATGACATCTATAGGAAGAGATTCAGGGCTTTTCTGCGAGTTCTGATCAGGGCTTTCAG ACGAGGTTCAATTATCGTTGAATCTGATGTGATATTTGCAAATGCGAGCTCTGTGCCAGACACTCGAGATGTTGCAGAGACTCTGGTGAACAACAGTGCCAGCTTGAACTACACGCTGAACATAACAAGTGTAGTTGTGACAA GAGTCTCGGTACCGACTATTTCTCCAACTGTGAATTCAACAG CAGTTTCTCATGTGACTTCAGCTCCAGAAAATGCAACAACACCAGCAACCACCGTGACTCCATCTCCAACCAATGCAACTTTGACAACag CAGGAactacagcagccccaaccacaactacaactgcAGCACCCACAGATCCTCCAGCTGCCACTGAGGGATTTCTTTTCATGAAATTTGGTCTCAACAGAGATTTTAACTCAGAATTGGCTGACAACACTTCAACAGCATTTCTCCAACTGGCTTCAACTGTGGTTAAGGAG attaaCAGAATTTGCCTTGGCCTCTTCAGTGGTTACAGTCGCTCACGCGTCAATTCCTTCAA GAGTGGATCTGTGATTTCCAACCTGACTCTAGTGTTCAGAAGCACCTCTGTTGTTCCTAATTTAAACAACGCTCTGCCACTGCTGGAAAGGGAGCTTCTTAATTCGACACTGGGTTATATAAATGGCAGCCTGGTTTTAG CATCGGGCGGTCCTCCTCAACCCACGATGGGAAGTTTGACTTTCTTTTCGCTAATCATGCTGGCTGTGGCACAGATGCTGATCAACTCATAG